A part of Miscanthus floridulus cultivar M001 chromosome 6, ASM1932011v1, whole genome shotgun sequence genomic DNA contains:
- the LOC136460201 gene encoding uncharacterized protein codes for MYHVILGRPCYAKFMAAPNYMYLKLKMLGPNGVITIESTYEHAYDCDVECIEYAKTIVEAEALIVNLDQLSSKVPDSKRHTRAFEPTEAIKFVPVNPSYPDDRALRISATLDIK; via the coding sequence ATGTACCACGtcatcctagggcggccgtgctatgccaagttcatggcggccCCCAACTACatgtacctcaagctcaagatgttgggccccaatggtgtcatcactatcgagtccacgtatgagcatgcatacgactgcgacgtcgagtgcatcgagtacgccaagaCTATCGTAGAGGCTGAGGCCCTCATCGTTAACCTCGACCAACTTAGTAGCAAGGTGCCCGACTCCAAGCGCCACACCAGGGctttcgagcccacggaggccatcaaATTTGTCCCGGTCAACCCCTCCTACCCCGATGACCGGGCGCTAAGGATTAGTGCCAcccttgacatcaaatag